The following coding sequences are from one Triticum dicoccoides isolate Atlit2015 ecotype Zavitan chromosome 4A, WEW_v2.0, whole genome shotgun sequence window:
- the LOC119286597 gene encoding uncharacterized protein LOC119286597 isoform X2, protein MLIILLAVFAIVASAIALQGAVRFHSRAESIKDIVGRTALEATATIYNITGAIERMQNISKLYNISSQSFDHLNSTVKALNSEAVEIQAKAEKNMRLVSKGINTLELVIILTVTLNLVVVLVLLVGRPLRLQKLYYMCIALCWVLTVLFWMYFGLYYFLDKFAGDTCAALEEYQLNPKNSMLGAIIPCSEKMSGSVILHDVGAGIHDIIDQSCISNRASGCCAISF, encoded by the exons ATGCTTATCATTCTTCTTGCAGTTTTTGCCAT AGTTGCATCGGCAATCGCGCTTCAGGGTGCTGTGCGATTTCATTCTAGAGCAGAGTCCATCAAAGATATCGTCGGGAGAACAGCGCTTGAAGCGACGGCGACGATTTACAACATTACAGGAGCCATTGAGAGGATGCAGAACATATCGAAGCTATACAACATTAGTAGCCAATCCTTTGATCATCTGAACTCCACAGTAAAGGCACTGAACTCTGAAGCTGTGGAAATTCAGGCGAAGGCTGAAAAGAACATGCGCTTGGTCAGCAAAGGCATCAACACATT AGAACTTGTCATCATTTTAACCGTGACGCTGAATCTTGTCGTGGTCCTTGTCTTGCTAG TGGGAAGACCTTTGAGGCTACAGAAGTTGTACTATAT GTGCATAGCCTTGTGCTGGGTACTGACAGTCCTCTTCTGGATGTACTTCGGACTGTACTACTTCCTCGACAAGTTCGCCGGCGACACGTGCGCGGCCCTTGAGGAGTACCAGCTGAACCCCAAGAACAGCATGCTGGGCGCCATCATACCCTGCAGCGAGAAGATGTCCGGCAGCGTCATCCTGCACGATGTTGGTGCAGGCATACACGACATCATAGACCAG AGTTGCATCAGCAATCGTGCTTCAGGGTGCTGTGCGATTTCATTCTAG
- the LOC119286596 gene encoding uncharacterized protein LOC119286596, with translation MQNISKLYNISSQSFDHLNSTVKALNSEAVEIQAKAEKNMRLVSKGINTLELVIILTVTLNLVVVLVLLVGRPLRLQKLYYMCIALCWVLTVLFWMYFGLYYFLDKFAGDTCAALEEYQLNPKNSMLGAIIPCSEKMSGSVILHDVGAGIHDIIDQILRRLTCSELGGGANCAPADLSSAIDYDKVQTYTSSIQNVLDIFPGTERLVSCELVKAGFADIVGNQCAPLRRGARATWAALAALSTAMALLVLASVACGGVGGSRHAGDDRHLVRHLTSSSNSEVSETEFAEMHAKKVRVKIVGP, from the exons ATGCAGAACATATCGAAGCTATACAACATTAGTAGCCAATCCTTTGATCATCTGAACTCCACAGTAAAGGCACTGAACTCTGAAGCTGTGGAAATTCAGGCGAAGGCCGAAAAGAACATGCGCTTGGTCAGCAAAGGCATCAACACATT AGAACTTGTCATCATTTTAACCGTGACGCTGAATCTTGTCGTGGTCCTTGTCTTGCTAG TGGGAAGACCTTTGAGGCTACAGAAGTTGTACTATAT GTGCATAGCCTTGTGCTGGGTACTGACAGTCCTCTTCTGGATGTACTTCGGACTGTACTACTTCCTCGACAAGTTCGCCGGCGACACGTGCGCGGCCCTCGAGGAGTACCAGCTGAACCCCAAGAACAGCATGCTGGGCGCCATCATACCCTGCAGTGAGAAGATGTCCGGCAGCGTCATCCTGCACGATGTTGGTGCAGGCATACACGACATCATAGACCAG ATCCTGCGGAGGCTGACGTGCTCGGAGTTGGGCGGTGGCGCCAACTGTGCGCCGGCCGACCTCTCGTCGGCGATCGACTACGACAAGGTGCAGACGTACACGAGCTCCATCCAGAACGTGCTGGACATCTTCCCGGGCACGGAGCGGCTGGTGAGCTGCGAGCTGGTGAAGGCCGGCTTCGCGGACATCGTGGGCAACCAGTGCGCGCCGCTGCGGCGCGGCGCGCGGGCGACGTGGGCCGCGCTCGCCGCCCTGTCGACGGCCATGGCACTGCTCGTGCTCGCCTCGGTGGCGTGCGGCGGCGTTGGGGGGTCGCGCCACGCTGGCGACGACCGCCACTTGGTGCGGCACCTCACGTCGTCGTCCAACTCGGAGGTATCGGAGACCGAGTTCGCCGAGATGCACGCCAAGAAAGTGCGAGTGAAGATCGTCGGGCCGTGA
- the LOC119286597 gene encoding uncharacterized protein LOC119286597 isoform X1 yields the protein MLIILLAVFAIVASAIALQGAVRFHSRAESIKDIVGRTALEATATIYNITGAIERMQNISKLYNIGSQSFDHLNSTVKALNSEAVEIQAKAEKNMRLVSKGINTLELVIILTVTLNLVVVLVLLVGRPLRLQKLYYMCIALCWVLTVLFWMYFGLYYFLDKFAGDTCAALEEYQLNPKNSMLGAIIPCSEKMSGSVILHDVGAGIHGIIDQSCIGNRASGCCAISF from the exons ATGCTTATCATTCTTCTTGCAGTTTTTGCCAT AGTTGCATCGGCAATCGCGCTTCAGGGTGCTGTGCGATTTCATTCTAGAGCAGAGTCCATCAAAGATATCGTCGGGAGAACAGCGCTTGAAGCGACGGCGACGATTTACAACATTACAGGAGCCATTGAGAGGATGCAGAACATATCGAAGCTATACAACATTGGTAGCCAATCCTTTGATCATCTGAACTCCACAGTAAAGGCACTGAACTCTGAAGCTGTGGAAATTCAGGCGAAGGCCGAAAAGAACATGCGCTTGGTCAGCAAAGGCATCAACACATT AGAACTTGTCATCATTTTAACCGTGACGCTGAATCTTGTCGTGGTCCTTGTCTTGCTAG TGGGAAGACCTTTGAGGCTACAGAAGTTGTACTATAT GTGCATAGCCTTGTGCTGGGTACTGACAGTCCTCTTCTGGATGTACTTCGGACTGTACTACTTCCTCGACAAGTTCGCCGGCGACACGTGCGCGGCCCTCGAGGAGTACCAGCTGAACCCCAAGAACAGCATGCTGGGCGCCATCATACCCTGCAGCGAGAAGATGTCCGGCAGCGTCATCCTGCACGATGTTGGTGCAGGCATACACGGCATCATAGACCAG AGTTGCATCGGCAATCGCGCTTCAGGGTGCTGTGCGATTTCATTCTAG